The stretch of DNA CACGGCCTGCTGCGCGAGCGCGTGGACGCGGTGTGGACGCGCCGCCGCCTCGACCTCGCCCACCGGCGCTCCCCGCTCACCGGCGTCAGCGAGTTCCCCAACGCGGACGAGGTCCCGCTGGTGCGGCCCGCCGACCCCTCGCGGCCGCCGGCCCCGGTCCCCGGCGGCTTCCCGGTGCGCCGCTACGCCGACGACTACGAGGCGCTGCGCGACCGCAGCGACGCCCGCGCGGGCGACACCGGCCGAAGGCCCACCGCCTTCCTGGCCACGCTGGGCCCGGTCGCCGCGCACACGGCCCGCGCGTCCTTCGCGGCCAACCTGCTCGCCGCGGGCGGCGTCGCCTCCCACGAACCCGGCCCGCTCGACGGCGCCGCCGCCGTCGCGGAGGCGTTCGCCGCCTCGGGCAGCCGCGTCGCCGTGCTCTGCTCCTCCGACGCGGTCTACGCCGAGCAGGCCGAGGACGCCGCGCGGGCGCTCAGGCGCGCGGGGGCCCTGCGGATCCTGCTCGCGGGCGCGCCCGACGACTCCTACCGCGAAGCCGGGGTCGACGCCTTCGCCCACCGGGGGTGCGACGCCGTCGCCCTCCTCACCGACCTGGTCGACGTCCTGCTCACCGATCCGCCGGCACCGTCCGCCACTGCCGAGGGGGCGCACGCATGATCCCCGACTTCTCCGACGTCCCGCCGCGGCTCCCCGCCTTCTCGGGTGACACCGCCTCCGGACACGCCGCCTGGCAGAGAGCGCTGGAGGCCGGCACCGGCAAGGCCGCCGACGCCCTGGAGTGGGAGACCCCCGAGGGCATCGGCGTCAAGCCGCTGTACACCCCCGCCGACCGCGCGGGCCTGGACTTCGTGGACGGGCTGCCCGGCATCCCGCCCTACCTGCGCGGGCCCTACCCGACCATGTACGTCAACCAGCCGTGGACCATCCGCCAGTACGCCGGGTTCTCCACCGCCGAGGAGTCCAACGCCTTCTACCGGCGCAACCTGGCCGCCGGGCAGAAGGGCCTGTCGGTCGCCTTCGACCTGGCGACCCACCGCGGCTACGACTCCGACCACCCCCGGGTGGCGGGCGACGTCGGCATGGCGGGCGTGGCGATCGACTCCATCTACGACATGCGCCAGCTGTTCGACGGGATCCCGCTGGACAGGATGAGCGTGTCCATGACCATGAACGGCGCGGTGCTGCCGGTCCTGGCGCTCTACATCGTGGCCGCCGAGGAGCAGGGCGTCCCGCCGGAGAAGCTGTCGGGGACCATCCAGAACGACATCCTCAAGGAGTTCATGGTCCGCAACACCTACATCTACCCGCCGCGGCCGTCGATGCGGATCATCTCCGACATCTTCGCCTACACCTCGCAGCGGATGCCGCGCTTCAACTCCATCTCCATCTCCGGCTACCACATGCAGGAGGCCGGGGCCACGGCCGACCTGGAGCTGGCCTACACCCTGGCCGACGGCGTGGAGTACATCCGCGCCGGTCAGCGCTCCGGGCTGGACGTGGACGCGTTCGCGCCGCGCCTGTCGTTCTTCTGGGCGATCGGCATGAACTTCTTCATGGAGGTCGCCAAGCTCCGCGCCGCCCGCCTGCTCTGGGCGCGCCTGGTCAGGGACCTGGGCGCGACCAGGGACAAGTCGCTGAGCCTGCGCACCCACTCCCAGACCTCGGGGTGGTCGCTCACCGCCCAGGACGTGTTCAACAACGTGGCCCGCACGTGCGTGGAGGCGATGGCCGCCACTCAGGGGCACACCCAATCGCTGCACACCAACGCCCTGGACGAGGCGCTGGCCCTGCCCACCGACTTCTCCGCGCGCATCGCCCGCAACACCCAGCTGCTGCTCCAGCAGGAGTCGGGCACCACCCGCGTCGTGGACCCCTGGGGCGGCAGCTACTACGTGGAGCGCCTCACCCAGGAGCTGGCGGCCAAGGCCTGGGAGCACATCCGGGAGGTGGAGAAGGCGGGCGGCATGGCCGCCGCGATCGACGCCGGGCTGCCCAAGATGCGCATCGAGGAGGCCGCCGCCCGCACCCAGGCGCGCATCGACTCGGGCCGCCAGCCGGTGATCGGCGTCAACAAGTACCGCCCCGACACCGCGGACGAGATCGAGGTCCTCAAGGTCGACAACTCCCGGGTGCGCGCCCAGCAGCTGGAGAAGCTGCGCCGCCTGCGCGAGGAGCGCGACGAGGGCCGGGTGCGCGCCGCGCTCGACGCGCTCACCGCGGCCGCCGGGGGCGGGTCCCGGGCGGACGAGGCCCTGACCGGCAACCTCCTGGCGGCGGCGGTCGACGCGGCCCGCGCCAAGGCCACCGTGGGCGAGATCTCCGACGCCATGGAGAGGGTCTTCGGCCGCCACTCCGGGCAGATCCGTACGATTCAGGGTGTGTACAGGGACGAGGCGGCGGGCAGCGCCGACGCGGCCGACCTCATGGAGCGCGTGACCCGCCGGGTGGAGGAGTTCACCGAGGACGAGGGCCGCCGACCCCGCATCCTGGTGGCCAAGATGGGCCAGGACGGCCACGACCGGGGCCAGAAGGTGATCGCGACCGCCTTCGCCGACCTGGGCTTCGACGTGGACGTCGGCCCGCTGTTCCAGACCCCGGCCGAGGTCGCCGCGCAGGCCGTGGAGGCCGACGTGCACGTGGTCGGGGTGTCCTCCCTGGCCGCGGGGCACCTGACCCTGGTGCCCGCGCTGCGCGAGGAGCTGGCCCGGCTGGACCGCGGGGACATCATGATCGTGGTGGGCGGGGTCATCCCCCCGGCGGACTTCGCGCCGCTGCGGGAGGCGGGCGCGTCGGCGATCTTCCCGCCGGGGACGGTCATCGCCGAGGCCGCCGTCGACCTGCTCGACCAGCTGGAGGAACGGCTGGGGTAGGGGAGGCGCGAGGGGTGCCCGCGGGGTCGGCCGCCCCGGCGGCGCGGGCACGCGGCGGACGGGGCGGACGAGTGCGCGGCGGACCGGGGCGCGGCGTGTGTGGGCGCGGTAGCGGAGGGCGCGTCGGCGGAGGAGCGCTGCGGACCGCGACGCGGCGGAGGGAAACCGCGTCCGTGGAGGACGCGGCGGGCGAGGGCCCGGCGGGGGCAGGACCAGCCGGGCCGGGACGCGGCCCCCGGGGCCGGGAAGAGGGAGGCAGGCGTGGCGGAGCAGGGTTCCGTGCCGGGCGCGCGGCGTTCGGGGCGGCGCCGCCCGGTGGACGTGGACGCCCTCGCCGAGGGGGTCCTGGCCGGGCACCGGCCCACCCTCGCGCGGGCGATCACCCTCGTGGAGTCCCGCCGCCCGGACCACGCGCGCGCCGCGCAGGAACTGCTGGTGCGGCTGCTGCCGCACACCGGCGGGGCCCGCCGGGTGGGGATCACCGGGGTCCCCGGCGTCGGCAAGTCCACGTTCGTCGACGCGCTGGGCACCCGGCTGACCAAGGCCGGGCACCGGGTGGCGGTGCTGGCCGTGGACCCCTCCTCCACGCGCACCGGAGGCAGCATCCTGGGTGACAAGACCCGGATGGAGCGCCTGGCGGTGGACCCCGACGCGTTCATCCGGCCCTCGCCCACGGCGGGGACCCTGGGCGGCGTCGCCCGGGCCACGCGGGAGACCATGCTGCTCATGGAGGCGGCCGGGTTCGACGTGGTCCTGGTGGAGACGGTGGGCGTCGGCCAGTCCGAGGTCGCGGTCGCCGCCATGGTGGACTGCTTCTGCTTCCTCACGCTGGCCCGCACGGGCGACCAGCTCCAGGGCATCAAGAAGGGCGTGCTGGAGCTGGTGGACGTGGTCGCCGTCAACAAGGCCGACGGACCGCACGCCGACGACGCGCGCAAGGCGGCCCGCGAGCTGTCGCGGGCGCTGCGGCTGCTCCAGCCGGTGCACCCGGACTGGCGTCCGCCGGTACTCACGTGCAGCGGTCTGACCGGCGACGGGCTCGACGAGGTGTGGGACGCCGTGACCCGGCACCGCGCGGTGCTGGAGAGCGACGGCGCGCTGGCCGAGCGCCGCAGCCGCCAGGGGGTCAGCTGGATGTGGGACCAGGTCCGCGACCAGCTCATGGACGCGTTCCTGCGCGATCCCCGGGTGGCCTCGCTCCTGCCCGGGACGGAGGAGCGGGTGCGGTCGGGGGAGACCACGGCGACCCTCGCCGCGCGCACGCTGCTGGACTCCTTCACCCGGGGCCGCGGGGTCCGTCCGACGGGTGAACCCGGAGGCGGCGCGGGGCCGGAGCGCGGCACGGAGCCCTCCCGGGAGCCGGGTTCGTCCGACGGGTGAACGCCGGGGAGGCGCGGTGCCGGGGCGCCGTCCGCCTCCCCCGGCCGGGACGCGGGTTTCGTCCATCGGGTGAACGTCCCGTGACGGCGGCGCCGCCGTGCAGCGTTGCCCGGGTG from Nocardiopsis dassonvillei subsp. dassonvillei DSM 43111 encodes:
- the scpA gene encoding methylmalonyl-CoA mutase — its product is MIPDFSDVPPRLPAFSGDTASGHAAWQRALEAGTGKAADALEWETPEGIGVKPLYTPADRAGLDFVDGLPGIPPYLRGPYPTMYVNQPWTIRQYAGFSTAEESNAFYRRNLAAGQKGLSVAFDLATHRGYDSDHPRVAGDVGMAGVAIDSIYDMRQLFDGIPLDRMSVSMTMNGAVLPVLALYIVAAEEQGVPPEKLSGTIQNDILKEFMVRNTYIYPPRPSMRIISDIFAYTSQRMPRFNSISISGYHMQEAGATADLELAYTLADGVEYIRAGQRSGLDVDAFAPRLSFFWAIGMNFFMEVAKLRAARLLWARLVRDLGATRDKSLSLRTHSQTSGWSLTAQDVFNNVARTCVEAMAATQGHTQSLHTNALDEALALPTDFSARIARNTQLLLQQESGTTRVVDPWGGSYYVERLTQELAAKAWEHIREVEKAGGMAAAIDAGLPKMRIEEAAARTQARIDSGRQPVIGVNKYRPDTADEIEVLKVDNSRVRAQQLEKLRRLREERDEGRVRAALDALTAAAGGGSRADEALTGNLLAAAVDAARAKATVGEISDAMERVFGRHSGQIRTIQGVYRDEAAGSADAADLMERVTRRVEEFTEDEGRRPRILVAKMGQDGHDRGQKVIATAFADLGFDVDVGPLFQTPAEVAAQAVEADVHVVGVSSLAAGHLTLVPALREELARLDRGDIMIVVGGVIPPADFAPLREAGASAIFPPGTVIAEAAVDLLDQLEERLG
- the meaB gene encoding methylmalonyl Co-A mutase-associated GTPase MeaB, which produces MAEQGSVPGARRSGRRRPVDVDALAEGVLAGHRPTLARAITLVESRRPDHARAAQELLVRLLPHTGGARRVGITGVPGVGKSTFVDALGTRLTKAGHRVAVLAVDPSSTRTGGSILGDKTRMERLAVDPDAFIRPSPTAGTLGGVARATRETMLLMEAAGFDVVLVETVGVGQSEVAVAAMVDCFCFLTLARTGDQLQGIKKGVLELVDVVAVNKADGPHADDARKAARELSRALRLLQPVHPDWRPPVLTCSGLTGDGLDEVWDAVTRHRAVLESDGALAERRSRQGVSWMWDQVRDQLMDAFLRDPRVASLLPGTEERVRSGETTATLAARTLLDSFTRGRGVRPTGEPGGGAGPERGTEPSREPGSSDG